The window TTTTTCCGCCATGTGGTAGGCATGTTTCACAGGAATGGTGGTGTCTTTATCGCCTTGGATCAAGAGAAGTGGAGGGCTGTTCTTGTTGAGATAGTTGATCGGACTCATTTCCCGATAGAGCCGTAATTTTTCCCCAGCTGTAACGCCTGTATCGACGATACGAGGGCCAAAGCGGTCTTTGAAACCGGGTCGATCGTCGTGATTGAACAAGTCCGTTTTCTCAAAGTCGCACGGACCATACCATGAAAGACCGGCTGTGACGTTGTAGTCGACGTCTGCCAGATCCTTGTCGCCAGCCAGGGCTTTGGCCGGTGCCAGGGCCAGCATCTGCGCAATATGCCCGCCAGCGGAATCGCCAAAGACAAAGAGCTTCCCAGGATCAATACCGAGAGACCTGCTGTTTTTGACCAGGTATCTGATGGCGTCCTTTGAGTCGATCACGCAGTCGCGCATCCTGACAGTGCCTTCCTTACTGTATAATCGATAGTCCACTGAGACGATGCAGAAGCCTTTATTGACCAGGATTTTGAAAAGCGGAGCAAAACCACCGCTGGCGGCACCGAACCGACTTCCCGCCGCCCAGCCTCCGCCGTGGGTGTAAACGATCACCGGGCATGGGCGACCGGCCTTTGCATCGGGGTAATACAGATCGAATTCCAGCTGACGTTTGCCGACGGTTTTATAGACCACACCGAGTTTTCTAGGGTAACCGGTTTCCAGTGCTTTTCTCGGTTTATTCGGCTTCTTCGCCTTTTCCGCCTGCGCGTCAATGGGAATCAGGCATAGTAGTAGTGCCAACAGGGTGCAAATATGTATTTTCATGTTGTGATAATGTGAGGTCACGGTGGTACCCGGGGAATGGATGAAACTGCGCTATGGCTTGAAGTGATCGGTTCTAAACGGATAGGCAGGAAGCCCGCTGCCATTAACGAGATTGACCTTCGGCATACCAGCGAAAGCGTAGCGAACGTAAAGGGGTTTTGCCACTTCAGGTGAATGCAGCACGACACTCTGTCCCGCTATCTTTGTTTGTGCGCGCACCCACTTTTGGGAATTGTCTGCAATCCAGAACGCGGTCGGGGCTTTCCCATCCTTGGTTCTCAGACCGTCGGCATGATCGAAATTAACTGTTAGATGATGTCCTTTCGACTCGACATTTCTAACCACCGGCCCCTGTGCGACAATCTGCATGCCCAGGGTATCGCGTGCTGCCAACAGAGCAAGACGTTGCCCCACCGGAAGTTTATCTTTCGGGTGTACGTTCTTGAGATCACCCAGATCAATCGTATTTGCGACACTGACCCCTTTCAACCCCAAGGCCTTCAACTGGGATTCACGCATCCAGGCCCACGAGTGAGCGGTCGGGCTATCCGGTGCCTTATCCGGTCCTGTCTTCAAGCACTGACCGTAACCAGGCAACATGGTGACGAGAAAATGAAATTCCTCGCTCCCCCATTGTTTCCTGTAGCGCTGCATCCATTGTTTTAAAACATCGCCATAGATCAGCATCCCTGAGTTGCGTGAGAACCATGGGGTTTTAACCATGCCATACATTGACTGGGTATTGCGTTCGCCCTGGTACCACACCAAGCCACGGCATGCATACGGAGCCAGCGGATGCATCATCGCGTTGTAGAGGATATTCGACTGCCGCCGCAGGAAAACATCCTCCTGCTGGCTCCACCCCTTGGGCTTGTTCAGAGCTGCCTTGATTTGATTCCGGGCTTCCGTATTGGCGTCAAACTCATCCATCATGGTCCTGAAGTGCGGAACGCTGTCCACCATATCGCGTGGCATCCATGCTTCTAGTGATGAGCTTCCCCAACACGATAAAATAATACCAACCGGCACGTCAGCAGCAGCTTGCAACGAGTGGGCAAAGGCAAACGCCACCGCACTATCCGGGTAGCGGTCGACCCACCCACCTTCACAGTAGGCCTGTTCGGTAAATGCCACCGTGCGTTTAACGGCGAAACTGCGGATGTTTTTTGACCTGGGAATCAGAGCCTTCACTTCTGGTGCAGCGTTGACACCATACTGCATATTTGACTGCCCCGAGCAAATCCATACCTCACCGACAAGCACGTCATTCAATTTCAGCTCTTCGACCTTTGACTGATACTCGCAAGATATGGTGAACGTCCTCGCTTGATAACTGCCGGACAAAGGATCAAGCTTGAGCATCCATTTTCCGTCGGGAGTCGCGGTCGTGCCTTTTTTCTGACCGGCAAAAACCACCGTCACCTTCGCGCCCGGATCAGCCTCACCCCAAACCGGCACCGGCACGTCCCGTTGCAGCACCATGTGATCCTGGAACAGCGAAGCAGGTCGCAGCCCGGCATTTGATTGACTGGCTGTGCATGCGAGCAAGACAGCGCCAAGATACAGGAGGTCAGTCAGCTTCATGGATTGAAATTAAACAGGGCCAGCCACAAGTCAATGGAACCTATTGTTGTGGCTCCCCGTCCCAGCCATTGATCTTGAGGATATAGCCGGCTGTGGAATCCTTATCGTGGCAGGCGAGGAACAGGTAGTCGGGTTTGCCATCCTTCCAGAGAATACTTGGGCGCTCGGTGCGGGCGAGCTCGTGACCGTAATAGACGTTGTTGGTCTGGTAGCCGACTTTGGGAATGCCCCAGTCGATTCCATCTTTCGATTGGTAGATCAGACCGGGGCGGAAGCCGCCGTTCTTTTCCTTGGCCGCGCGAGTGCCTTCCAACATACCTTTGACGTTCTGGCGATCCTCCACGATCATGTAATACATACCTTGATAGAAGAATGCGTAAGGATCTTCGATATCCATACCCTTATCCGCATAGGTAATAACCGGACTCTCCTTGGAGACCTGGTAGGGGCCTTCGATGTTGTCACTGGTGGCCAGTGATATCTCCCGAAGGACCAGACCCTTATTCTTTGTCATCGTCTTGTGATAGATCCGGAATTGGCCATCGGGGGCGGCGACGAAGCTGGGGTTGGACGCGTGATCGCCGTTTTGATCGCTTGCTTTGAGCACCGGGTTGTGGGGGCTTTCTTTCCAGGGCCCATTGAGTGATTTGGCGGTGGCGATGCCAACCTCTTGCTTGGAGCCATTCTCATCGCTGTGTCGGTTCAGCAGAAAGACCAAAACGTAAGTATCCCCCACCTTGGAAATCTGCGGATTGTGATAGCTGGCTTTGTCACTGACAAACACATCACCTAACAATTTGTATGGTCCTTCCGGCTTATCGGCGACCCAGTGGGCAATTTTGCTATTCTTAATCCAGCTTCCTCCTTTCAGGGGGATAATCGAGTTAAAGACATGCACCTTGCCGGCATCGTCATAAATGGGTGCCATACCCCATGTCCAAGAGCCTTCCGGAGATGGTAGAATAAACGGACCGGGGACCAGCGACTTCACAAAGGCTGATTGCTCTATGCCGGATGCAGGATGAGATAAAAACCCGAAGGCGATGATCGAGGATAATAGGTAGTTTAATTTCATATCGAGTTGTTGTGATGTTTGATTTGAGTGACAACCTTACTTTTTTTATTTTTGAGACGGACTTGGGTTTAACCTTTCTTTCGAGAATAACCTGGGATTGGGCTCCGTGGGTAAAGTTTTGATCCATCTTTGGATTTTCCTAACCAGCTCATCCGCCACTTCCGGGTTTTGTGACTTGATGTCTCTTTTCTCCAATGGGTCCCGGGTGATGTCGTAGAGTTCCACTAATTCGAAATCCTTGCTGGTCAGCAACTTCCACTTACCATCGATAATCGCATAGTTATCGGGACTTTTGTTAGTCTTCTGACTTTTCCAAAAGAGGGGTTTGTCACGCAGGGGTGCTTTTGCTCCCATGAGGACCTTCACCTGGCTTTTCCCATCGGGTATCAACTCCTTCGGCAGTGGCGCCCCGGCGATTTCACAAAAGGTGGGCAATAAATCCACGGCTGAAATCCAAGAGACTTTATCGGTCGCTCCCACTGCCACTTTACCTGGCCAGCGGACAAGGAAAGGAATCCCAATCCCCCCCTGATAGCTCGAAGCCTTCCGGCCTTTGCGGCCTCCGGTGGTCCCCACACTGGCTTCGATACCATAACCACCACCGGTAGCCGTATCCGTCATCATCTTAAGGGGTTTCTTGTTTTTCTCTGAATCACCAGCCGGCCCGTTGTCCGAGCTGAAAACCACCAGCGTGTTATCGGTGAGCTTGAGGCGATCCAGCGTGTCCAAGACCTCGCCGATCCGATCATCCGCGTGTGAAAGCACCGATGCGTAGATATTATCATTGTCTGGTAGATCAGGGAAACGTTTGCGGTATTCGGGTAGTGTGTGAAATGGCGTGTGTGGCTCATGCACCCAGAGGTTGATAAAGAATGGCTTGCCCTCTTTGACGCTTTTCTCGATCAGGATAATAGCATTGCGGGCATCATCATGTACAGGCATTTGCTCGCCGGAGCAGTTAAAGGCAGCGACCATATCATAGCCGTATTCTTCGGGTCGCGGCGAGTCGGGGATCATATTATTCGACAAATGCCATTTGCCGAAATGCCCGGTCATATAACCTGCGTTTTTAAGAATACGGGGCAGCATCGGAAGCGAGGGATCGACCCAGTCAGGCATAGCCCGCTGGGCATTTGTAGCAACCCAGGCAAAGTGCCCGGTGACGCCAAGACGCGCTGGAAACAAGCCCGTCATCACCGCAGTGCGACTTGGTGAGCAAACGCCGCTGGCTACCGTGAAGTTGTGGAAATCAGTCCCCTCCCTGGCCAAGCGGTCAATGTTGGGGGTTTTCACATAGGGATGTCCGTGACAGCCCAGATCGCCCCAGCCCCAGTCGTCACCAAAGATAAACAGAATGTTAGGGCGCATTTTACTCGCCCCGTCAGCCGTTTCACTGGCAGCCACTGCATGGCATGCCAGAGACAGCATCAAAGTTGTTAGTGCCAATGGGGTTTTCATGGTGGGTAGTAATAGACTAAAGCTGTGATACCTATGATTCGTTCTACCAAGCCTTAGAGTTGGGGTGCTTTCCACTGCGGGATTCCTGTCGATTCCTTTTGTTTGAGATAATTGGCCTCGAAGGGTTTTCCCACATCCAGTTTAGCATCCTCATTGACCATTAATGGTCGGGCTGATTTCCAGAAGCCGTCGTATGCCTTGTTTAACTCACTGACGACCTCCGGGTGGCTATTGAAAACGTTGTTTTTTTCGCCTGGGTCCTGCTCGATGTTATAGAGAGCATTGGGTCCGACCAGACGCCACTTTTCGGTGCGCACGGCATAGTTTTTATTTTTATAATGATCAGGATCAGGATCGCCCTTACCAAACCTTGGACCAGCGCCGGCTTTGGGCCAGCGACCGGAGTGGAAGAAGAGTTTACGGTCCGGCCAGGCTGCATTCCGGTCTTTCAGCAGTGGCATCAAACTGCGCCCCGCCAAGCCGAGGTTCGAAATATCGGCTCCAGCCAAGTCTGCAAAGGTCGGGAAAATATCGATGTGGCGGGCAAGTTGTCCAAGATCTCGACCCGCAGTGGTTGTCCCTGGGAGACGGAAGAAAAGCGGCACCCTGGCACCACCTTCATGCAGGGTGTTCTTCCCGCCGGTCATACCCGCGTTATAGATCCTTGAACCCATGGAGCTGCCGTTATCGGTGGTGAAAATGAGCAAGGTGTTTTGCGCCAGCCCCCACTCATCGAGTTTTTTCACAAGACGCCCGACGTTATCGTCCACATTGGTAATCATCCCGAAAAAGGCCGCGGTTTTATCATCCTTCACGTGAGCCTGATACATGGCCTTATAGCTCTCCGGGGCAATAAACGGACCGTGCGGTGCGTTCAGTGCGATATAGGCAAAAAACGGCTGCTCCGCCTTCTGTTCTTTGATCCATCCCAAAGCCTGGCTGAAAAAGACATCCGTACAAAACCCCTTGGTCTTCACAAATACACCATTGTGGCGAATCGTGGGATCAAAATAGCTGTTTCCGGGCACATCCCCCTGGCTGCCAGGAAATCTTTGTCCAATGCCACCGGCACCATGAATGAAGACCTCGTCGAAGCCGCGGCTACCAGGCTGATAGTCGTCCTCTTCACCCAAGTGCCATTTGCCAAAAATCCCGGTTTTGTAGCCTGCCTTCCGCAGCATCTCAGCCACGGTTGGCACCCCGAGCGCCATACGCTCGCGCTCAAGGATGGTATGGGTCACGCCGACCTTGAACGGCTCTTTCCCTGACATCAACGCAGCACGTGTGGGAGCACAGGTCGGGCTGACATGGTAGTCAGTGAAGCGGGTGCTCTGGGCGTAAAGCTTATCAATATTCGGGGTTTTGATAAACGGATGTCCGTGGCATGCCAGATCACCGTAACCCTGGTCATCGGTCATGACAAAGATAATGTTAGGCTTCGCTGCATGCGCAGTGCAGGTGCCCAAACAGATGGCGAGCAGGGCGATGGCTTTGATGATATGCGATTTCATGATTTATGATGCTGGTTTACTGTCGGGCTAATGATTGCTT of the Akkermansiaceae bacterium genome contains:
- a CDS encoding arylsulfatase, translating into MKSHIIKAIALLAICLGTCTAHAAKPNIIFVMTDDQGYGDLACHGHPFIKTPNIDKLYAQSTRFTDYHVSPTCAPTRAALMSGKEPFKVGVTHTILERERMALGVPTVAEMLRKAGYKTGIFGKWHLGEEDDYQPGSRGFDEVFIHGAGGIGQRFPGSQGDVPGNSYFDPTIRHNGVFVKTKGFCTDVFFSQALGWIKEQKAEQPFFAYIALNAPHGPFIAPESYKAMYQAHVKDDKTAAFFGMITNVDDNVGRLVKKLDEWGLAQNTLLIFTTDNGSSMGSRIYNAGMTGGKNTLHEGGARVPLFFRLPGTTTAGRDLGQLARHIDIFPTFADLAGADISNLGLAGRSLMPLLKDRNAAWPDRKLFFHSGRWPKAGAGPRFGKGDPDPDHYKNKNYAVRTEKWRLVGPNALYNIEQDPGEKNNVFNSHPEVVSELNKAYDGFWKSARPLMVNEDAKLDVGKPFEANYLKQKESTGIPQWKAPQL
- a CDS encoding alpha/beta hydrolase; translation: MKIHICTLLALLLCLIPIDAQAEKAKKPNKPRKALETGYPRKLGVVYKTVGKRQLEFDLYYPDAKAGRPCPVIVYTHGGGWAAGSRFGAASGGFAPLFKILVNKGFCIVSVDYRLYSKEGTVRMRDCVIDSKDAIRYLVKNSRSLGIDPGKLFVFGDSAGGHIAQMLALAPAKALAGDKDLADVDYNVTAGLSWYGPCDFEKTDLFNHDDRPGFKDRFGPRIVDTGVTAGEKLRLYREMSPINYLNKNSPPLLLIQGDKDTTIPVKHAYHMAEKAKESGAPVKTLIVRNAGHNWRKVDADISPSRHEIVAASARFFVDHLK
- a CDS encoding sialate O-acetylesterase, with translation MKLTDLLYLGAVLLACTASQSNAGLRPASLFQDHMVLQRDVPVPVWGEADPGAKVTVVFAGQKKGTTATPDGKWMLKLDPLSGSYQARTFTISCEYQSKVEELKLNDVLVGEVWICSGQSNMQYGVNAAPEVKALIPRSKNIRSFAVKRTVAFTEQAYCEGGWVDRYPDSAVAFAFAHSLQAAADVPVGIILSCWGSSSLEAWMPRDMVDSVPHFRTMMDEFDANTEARNQIKAALNKPKGWSQQEDVFLRRQSNILYNAMMHPLAPYACRGLVWYQGERNTQSMYGMVKTPWFSRNSGMLIYGDVLKQWMQRYRKQWGSEEFHFLVTMLPGYGQCLKTGPDKAPDSPTAHSWAWMRESQLKALGLKGVSVANTIDLGDLKNVHPKDKLPVGQRLALLAARDTLGMQIVAQGPVVRNVESKGHHLTVNFDHADGLRTKDGKAPTAFWIADNSQKWVRAQTKIAGQSVVLHSPEVAKPLYVRYAFAGMPKVNLVNGSGLPAYPFRTDHFKP
- a CDS encoding sulfatase-like hydrolase/transferase, translated to MLSLACHAVAASETADGASKMRPNILFIFGDDWGWGDLGCHGHPYVKTPNIDRLAREGTDFHNFTVASGVCSPSRTAVMTGLFPARLGVTGHFAWVATNAQRAMPDWVDPSLPMLPRILKNAGYMTGHFGKWHLSNNMIPDSPRPEEYGYDMVAAFNCSGEQMPVHDDARNAIILIEKSVKEGKPFFINLWVHEPHTPFHTLPEYRKRFPDLPDNDNIYASVLSHADDRIGEVLDTLDRLKLTDNTLVVFSSDNGPAGDSEKNKKPLKMMTDTATGGGYGIEASVGTTGGRKGRKASSYQGGIGIPFLVRWPGKVAVGATDKVSWISAVDLLPTFCEIAGAPLPKELIPDGKSQVKVLMGAKAPLRDKPLFWKSQKTNKSPDNYAIIDGKWKLLTSKDFELVELYDITRDPLEKRDIKSQNPEVADELVRKIQRWIKTLPTEPNPRLFSKERLNPSPSQK